The following are encoded in a window of Athene noctua chromosome 29, bAthNoc1.hap1.1, whole genome shotgun sequence genomic DNA:
- the LOC141971417 gene encoding coiled-coil domain-containing protein 183-like — protein MSCSNVLASVALPQGQFSRQDPSPVRRCPESPASGLANAPMSMQVTQEKLRAEIHARVNTCNLLLDQVRQRRRARDELQRRLQRLQAVEKEDKQQQAQLQAIRQLENSIEKMLLKVQAAQKVTALYVEVRDALRKELDHLPMHLDLLCGTAERYHRELEDAELVAADARRAAAVTKGDVEKLKTQMRADREFWCRSEAAQKLQLKEFLKRHLREQARHKLAVDLSKLQLQDPLAGTQLEDTKSQEEYKAWVTKKVEEAKAAVPCSHVWDMAGRFLEQQKASADLERYLQQCKEKQQALKETLHQLELKHDELKRRQPPNTLSCMDVNVSGCRKLEEELRRELQREEARREQMRTQMLKEEDLLLQFDHAVNNLAVLLRGITVPGQDAFVQAWSTQEKLQHCRQKLQYLVQRTASLPPESHSLNEDNATFVKVRNLLEQTMAQAPRSLKISLEDTKGRRAQRGHVPQRLSQPLPTGSSERPRLSPTVPADPDPGAASRPWV, from the exons ATGTCCTGCAGCAACGTCCTGGCATCTGTAGCTCTACCTCAGGGGCAGTTTTCCAGACAGGACCCTTCTCCTGTGAGAAGGTGCCCagagagccctgcctctggcctgGCCAACGCTCCCATGTCCATGCAGGTGACCCAGGAGAAGCTCCGGGCTGAAATCCATGCGCGGGTGAACACCTGTAACTTGCTGCTGGACCAGGTGAGGCAGCGGAGACGAGCCCGGGACGAGCTGCAGAGGCGGCTGCAGcgcctgcaggctgtggagaaggaggacaagcagcagcaggcgcAGCTGCAG gccaTTCGCCAGCTGGAGAACAGCATCGAGAAGATGCTCTTGAAAGTTCAGGCTGCACAGAAGGTGACAGCCCTGTACGTGGAGGTGCGGGATGCCCTGCGGAAG gagcTGGACCACCTGCCTATGCACCTGGACCTCCTGTGTGGGACGGCTGAACGCTACCATAGGGAGCTGGAAGATGCAGAGCTCGTGGCTGCAGATGCCCGCAGAGCGGCTGCTGTAACCAAG GGCGACGTGGAGAAGTTAAAAACCCAGATGCGGGCGGACAGAGAGTTCTGGTGCCGCTCCGAGGCCGCGCAGAAGCTGCAGCTCAAGGAATTCTTAAAAAGGCATCTGAgagag CAAGCCAGGCACAAGCTCGCCGTGGACTTGTCgaaactgcagctgcaggaccCTCTTGCGG GAACCCAACTGGAGGACACCAAGTCCCAGGAGGAGTACAAGGCCTGGGTCACCAAAAAGGTGGAGGAGGCCAAGGCTGCGGTGCCGTGCTCCCACGTCTGG GACATGGCTGGCAggttcctggagcagcagaaggccTCGGCGGACCTGGAGCGGTATCTCCAGCAgtgcaaggagaagcagcaggcgcTGAAGGAGACGCTgcaccagctggagctgaagcacGATGAGCTGAAGCGTCgccagccccccaacaccctcag TTGTATGGATGTGAATGTGTCTGGctgcaggaagctggaggaggagctgaggagggagctgcagcgggAGGAGGCTCGGCGGGAGCAGATGCGAACccagatgctgaaggaggaggatcTGCTGCTCCAGTTTGACCACGCTGTCAACAACCTGGCCGTCCTGCTGCGTGGCATCACGGTGCCCGGCCAG GACGCTTTTGTCCAGGCCTGGAGTACGCAGGAGAAGCTCCAGCACTGTAGGCAGAAGCTGCAGTACCTGGTGCAGCGCACGGCCAGCCTGCCCCCCGAGAGCCACAGCCTCAACGAGGACAATGCG ACTTTTGTCAAGGTCCGAAATCTCCTGGAGCAGACGATGGCACAGGCTCCCCGGAGCCTGAAGATTTCCTTGGAGGACACCAAGGGTAGGAGAGCACAGCGGGGACACGTCCCccagcgcctgtcccagcccctgcccacaggcagttCTGAGCGTCCTCGCCtgtctcccactgtcccagcagaccccgacccaggagctgcctccagaccttgggtctga